The Canis lupus dingo isolate Sandy chromosome 8, ASM325472v2, whole genome shotgun sequence genome has a segment encoding these proteins:
- the PACS2 gene encoding phosphofurin acidic cluster sorting protein 2 isoform X5, giving the protein MQGSKRILRSHEIVLPPSGQVETDLALTFSLQYPHFLKREGNKLQIMLQRRKRYKNRTILGYKTLAAGSINMAEVMQHPSEGGQVLSLCSSIKEASVKVAEIWIFSLSSQPIDHEDSAMQAGPKAKSTDNYSEEEYESFSSEQEASDDAVQGQDLDEEDFDVGKPKKQRRSIVRTASMTRQQNFKQKVVALLRRFKVSDEVLDSEQDPAEHVPEAEEDLDLLYDTLDMENPSDSGPDLEDDDSVLSTPKPKLRPYFEGLSHSSSQTEIGSIHSVRSHKEPPSPADVPEKTRALGGRQPSDSVSDTVTHSTPAPGEQPAQPEESPEVETSALDVFTEKLPPSGRITKTESLVIPSTRSEGKQAGRRGRSTSLKERQPARPQNERANSLDNERCPDTRSQLQIPRKTVYDQLNHILISDDQLPENIILVNTSDWQGQFLSEVLQRHTLPVVCTCSAADVQAAFSTIVSRIQRYCNCNSQPPTPVKIAVAGAQHYLSAVLRLFVEQLSHKTPDWLGYMRFLIIPLGSHPVARYLGSVDYRYNNFFQDLAWRDLFNKLEAQSAVQDTPDIVSRITQYIAGANCAHQLPIAEAMLTYKQKRKKNFHFDFTLSPDEESSQKFIPFVGVVKVGIVEPSSATSGDSDDAAPSGSSMLSSTPPSTSPAAKEASPTPPSSPSVSGGLSSPSQGVGAELMGLQVDYWTAAPPADRKREVEKKDLPATKNTLKCTFRSLQVSRLPSSGEAAATPTMSMTVVTKEKNKKVMFLPKKTKDKDVESKSQCIEGISRLICTAKHQQNMLRVLIDGVEWNDVKFFQLAAQWSSHVKHFPICIFGHSKSTC; this is encoded by the exons ATGCAG GGCTCCAAGCGGATCCTGCGGTCGCATGAGATTGTGCTGCCCCCCAGTGGACAAGTGGAGACCGACCTGGCGCTGACCTTCTCGCTGCAG TACCCTCACTTCTTGAAAAGAGAAGGCAACAAGCTCCAGATCATGCTGCAGCGGAGGAAACGGTACAAAAACCGAACGATCTTGGGCTACAAAACGCTGGCGGCGGGCTCCATCAACATGGCCGAG GTGATGCAGCACCCCTCTGAGGGCGGCCAGGTGCTGAGCCTCTGCAGCAGCATCAAGGAGGCCTCGGTCAAGGTGGCCGAGATCTGgatcttctccctctccagccaGCCCATAGACCACGAGGACAGCGCCATGCAGGCCGGGCCCAAGGCCAAGTCCACAG ATAACTACTCCGAGGAGGAGTACGAGAGCTtctcctctgagcaggaagccagtgATGATGCCGTACAAGGGCAG GACTTGGACGAGGAGGATTTCGATGTGGGGAAGCCTAAGAAGCAGCGGCGATCGATAGTAAGAACGGCGTCCATGACCAGG CAACAAAACTTCAAGCAGAAGGTCGTGGCGTTGCTGCGGAGGTTCAAAGTGTCCGACGAG GTCCTGGATTCAGAGCAGGACCCTGCAGAGCATGTCCCGGAGGCAGAGGAGGATCTGGACCTTTTGTATGACACGCTGGACATGGAGAACCCCAGCGACAGTGGCCCTGACTTGGAGGACGATGACAGTGTCCTCAGCACCCCCAAGCCAAAGCTCAG GCCCTACTTCGAGGGGCTGTCACACTCCAGCTCGCAGACGGAGATCGGGAGCATCCACAGCGTCCGGAGCCACAAGGAGCCTCCGAGTCCG GCCGACGTGCCTGAGAAGACTCGggccctgggaggcaggcagcCAAGCGACAGCGTCTCTGACACAGTGACCCAC aGCACGCCCGCCCCCGGGGAGCAGCCCGCACAGCCCGAGGAGAGCCCCGAGGTGGAGACCTCCGCTCTGGACGTGTTCACCGAGAAGCTGCCGCCCAGTGGGCGGATCACCAAGACGGAGTCCCTTGTCATCCCATCCACCAG GTCCGAGGGGAAGCAGGCTGGCCGCCGCGGCCGGAGCACGTCCCTGAAGGAGCGGCAGCCGGCGCGGCCGCAGAACGAGCGGGCCAACAGTCTGGACAATGAGCGCTGCCCGGACACGAGGAGCCAGCTACAG ATCCCCAGGAAGACCGTGTACGACCAGCTGAACCACATCCTCATCTCTGATGACCAGCTCCCTGAAAACATCATTCTCGTCAACACCTCCGActggcaggggcag TTCCTGTCGGAAGTTCTGCAGAGGCACACGCTCCCCGTGGTGTGCACGTGCTCCGCAGCTGACGTCCAGGCGGCCTTCAGCACCATCGTCTCGAGGATACAGAGATA CTGCAACTGCAACTCCCAGCCCCCGACCCCCGTGAAGATCGCCGTGGCGGGAGCTCAGCATTACCTCAGCGCCGTCCTGCGGCTCTTCGTGGAACAGCTGTCCCACAAGACCCCCGACTGGCTGGGCTACATGCGCTTCCTCATCATCCCGCTGG GCTCCCACCCCGTGGCCAGGTACCTGGGCTCCGTGGACTACCGCTACAACAACTTTTTCCAAGACCTGGCCTGGAGAGACCTGTTCAACAAGCTGGAGGCCCAGAGTGCCG TGCAGGACACGCCGGACATCGTGTCGAGGATCACACAGTACATCGCAGGCGCCAACTGTGCCCACCAGCTGCCCATCGCAGAGGCCATGCTGACCTACAAGCAGAAGAG gaaaaagaactttcATTTTGACTTTACCCTCAG CCCTGACGAAGAATCCTCTCAAAAGTTCATCCCGTTCGTAGGG GTGGTGAAGGTTGGAATAGTGGAACCGTCCTCAGCCACGTCAG GTGACTCTGACGACGCGGCCCCCTCGGGCTCCAGCATGCTCTCGTCCACCCCACCGTCCACGTCTCCCGCGGCCAAGGAGGCCTCACCCACCCCGCCTTCCTCCCCGTCAGTGAGCGGGGGCCTGTCCTCCCCCAG CCAGGGCGTCGGCGCTGAGCTGATGGGGCTGCAGGTGGATTACTGGACGGCAGCGCCGCCtgcagacaggaagagagaggtggagaagaaGGACCTGCCTGCCACCAAAAACACGCTCAAGTGCACCTTCCGGTCTCTCCAGGTCAGCAGGCTGCCCAGCAGTGGCGAGGCCGCGGCCACGCCCACCATGTCCATGACCGTGGTCACGAAGGAGAAGAACAAGAAGG TGATGTTTCTGCCCAAGAAAACCAAGGACAAGGACGTGGAGTCCAAGAGCCAGTGCATCGAGGGCATCAGCCGCCTCATCTGCACAGCCAAGCACCAGCAGAACATGCTGAGGG TCCTCATCGACGGCGTGGAGTGGAACGACGTCAAGTTCTTCCAGCTGGCGGCCCAGTGGTCCTCCCACGTCAAGCACTTCCCCATCTGCATCTTCGGACACTCCAAGTCCACCTGCTAG
- the PACS2 gene encoding phosphofurin acidic cluster sorting protein 2 isoform X1 → MAERGRLGLAGPPAALNTPVPMNLFATWEVDGSSPSCVPRLCSLTLKKLVVFKELEKELISVVIAVKMQGSKRILRSHEIVLPPSGQVETDLALTFSLQYPHFLKREGNKLQIMLQRRKRYKNRTILGYKTLAAGSINMAEVMQHPSEGGQVLSLCSSIKEASVKVAEIWIFSLSSQPIDHEDSAMQAGPKAKSTDNYSEEEYESFSSEQEASDDAVQGQDLDEEDFDVGKPKKQRRSIVRTASMTRQQNFKQKVVALLRRFKVSDEVLDSEQDPAEHVPEAEEDLDLLYDTLDMENPSDSGPDLEDDDSVLSTPKPKLRPYFEGLSHSSSQTEIGSIHSVRSHKEPPSPADVPEKTRALGGRQPSDSVSDTVTHSTPAPGEQPAQPEESPEVETSALDVFTEKLPPSGRITKTESLVIPSTRSEGKQAGRRGRSTSLKERQPARPQNERANSLDNERCPDTRSQLQIPRKTVYDQLNHILISDDQLPENIILVNTSDWQGQFLSEVLQRHTLPVVCTCSAADVQAAFSTIVSRIQRYCNCNSQPPTPVKIAVAGAQHYLSAVLRLFVEQLSHKTPDWLGYMRFLIIPLGSHPVARYLGSVDYRYNNFFQDLAWRDLFNKLEAQSAVQDTPDIVSRITQYIAGANCAHQLPIAEAMLTYKQKRKKNFHFDFTLSPDEESSQKFIPFVGVVKVGIVEPSSATSGDSDDAAPSGSSMLSSTPPSTSPAAKEASPTPPSSPSVSGGLSSPSQGVGAELMGLQVDYWTAAPPADRKREVEKKDLPATKNTLKCTFRSLQVSRLPSSGEAAATPTMSMTVVTKEKNKKVMFLPKKTKDKDVESKSQCIEGISRLICTAKHQQNMLRVLIDGVEWNDVKFFQLAAQWSSHVKHFPICIFGHSKSTC, encoded by the exons GTTGTGCAGCCTGACCCTGAAGAAGCTGGTGGTCTtcaaggagctggagaaggagctCATCTCGGTGGTGATTGCCGTCAAGATGCAG GGCTCCAAGCGGATCCTGCGGTCGCATGAGATTGTGCTGCCCCCCAGTGGACAAGTGGAGACCGACCTGGCGCTGACCTTCTCGCTGCAG TACCCTCACTTCTTGAAAAGAGAAGGCAACAAGCTCCAGATCATGCTGCAGCGGAGGAAACGGTACAAAAACCGAACGATCTTGGGCTACAAAACGCTGGCGGCGGGCTCCATCAACATGGCCGAG GTGATGCAGCACCCCTCTGAGGGCGGCCAGGTGCTGAGCCTCTGCAGCAGCATCAAGGAGGCCTCGGTCAAGGTGGCCGAGATCTGgatcttctccctctccagccaGCCCATAGACCACGAGGACAGCGCCATGCAGGCCGGGCCCAAGGCCAAGTCCACAG ATAACTACTCCGAGGAGGAGTACGAGAGCTtctcctctgagcaggaagccagtgATGATGCCGTACAAGGGCAG GACTTGGACGAGGAGGATTTCGATGTGGGGAAGCCTAAGAAGCAGCGGCGATCGATAGTAAGAACGGCGTCCATGACCAGG CAACAAAACTTCAAGCAGAAGGTCGTGGCGTTGCTGCGGAGGTTCAAAGTGTCCGACGAG GTCCTGGATTCAGAGCAGGACCCTGCAGAGCATGTCCCGGAGGCAGAGGAGGATCTGGACCTTTTGTATGACACGCTGGACATGGAGAACCCCAGCGACAGTGGCCCTGACTTGGAGGACGATGACAGTGTCCTCAGCACCCCCAAGCCAAAGCTCAG GCCCTACTTCGAGGGGCTGTCACACTCCAGCTCGCAGACGGAGATCGGGAGCATCCACAGCGTCCGGAGCCACAAGGAGCCTCCGAGTCCG GCCGACGTGCCTGAGAAGACTCGggccctgggaggcaggcagcCAAGCGACAGCGTCTCTGACACAGTGACCCAC aGCACGCCCGCCCCCGGGGAGCAGCCCGCACAGCCCGAGGAGAGCCCCGAGGTGGAGACCTCCGCTCTGGACGTGTTCACCGAGAAGCTGCCGCCCAGTGGGCGGATCACCAAGACGGAGTCCCTTGTCATCCCATCCACCAG GTCCGAGGGGAAGCAGGCTGGCCGCCGCGGCCGGAGCACGTCCCTGAAGGAGCGGCAGCCGGCGCGGCCGCAGAACGAGCGGGCCAACAGTCTGGACAATGAGCGCTGCCCGGACACGAGGAGCCAGCTACAG ATCCCCAGGAAGACCGTGTACGACCAGCTGAACCACATCCTCATCTCTGATGACCAGCTCCCTGAAAACATCATTCTCGTCAACACCTCCGActggcaggggcag TTCCTGTCGGAAGTTCTGCAGAGGCACACGCTCCCCGTGGTGTGCACGTGCTCCGCAGCTGACGTCCAGGCGGCCTTCAGCACCATCGTCTCGAGGATACAGAGATA CTGCAACTGCAACTCCCAGCCCCCGACCCCCGTGAAGATCGCCGTGGCGGGAGCTCAGCATTACCTCAGCGCCGTCCTGCGGCTCTTCGTGGAACAGCTGTCCCACAAGACCCCCGACTGGCTGGGCTACATGCGCTTCCTCATCATCCCGCTGG GCTCCCACCCCGTGGCCAGGTACCTGGGCTCCGTGGACTACCGCTACAACAACTTTTTCCAAGACCTGGCCTGGAGAGACCTGTTCAACAAGCTGGAGGCCCAGAGTGCCG TGCAGGACACGCCGGACATCGTGTCGAGGATCACACAGTACATCGCAGGCGCCAACTGTGCCCACCAGCTGCCCATCGCAGAGGCCATGCTGACCTACAAGCAGAAGAG gaaaaagaactttcATTTTGACTTTACCCTCAG CCCTGACGAAGAATCCTCTCAAAAGTTCATCCCGTTCGTAGGG GTGGTGAAGGTTGGAATAGTGGAACCGTCCTCAGCCACGTCAG GTGACTCTGACGACGCGGCCCCCTCGGGCTCCAGCATGCTCTCGTCCACCCCACCGTCCACGTCTCCCGCGGCCAAGGAGGCCTCACCCACCCCGCCTTCCTCCCCGTCAGTGAGCGGGGGCCTGTCCTCCCCCAG CCAGGGCGTCGGCGCTGAGCTGATGGGGCTGCAGGTGGATTACTGGACGGCAGCGCCGCCtgcagacaggaagagagaggtggagaagaaGGACCTGCCTGCCACCAAAAACACGCTCAAGTGCACCTTCCGGTCTCTCCAGGTCAGCAGGCTGCCCAGCAGTGGCGAGGCCGCGGCCACGCCCACCATGTCCATGACCGTGGTCACGAAGGAGAAGAACAAGAAGG TGATGTTTCTGCCCAAGAAAACCAAGGACAAGGACGTGGAGTCCAAGAGCCAGTGCATCGAGGGCATCAGCCGCCTCATCTGCACAGCCAAGCACCAGCAGAACATGCTGAGGG TCCTCATCGACGGCGTGGAGTGGAACGACGTCAAGTTCTTCCAGCTGGCGGCCCAGTGGTCCTCCCACGTCAAGCACTTCCCCATCTGCATCTTCGGACACTCCAAGTCCACCTGCTAG